From Primulina huaijiensis isolate GDHJ02 chromosome 15, ASM1229523v2, whole genome shotgun sequence, one genomic window encodes:
- the LOC140959937 gene encoding lysine histidine transporter 1-like — protein MGTEAPADQHQNYTQVDNRTQEERAIDAWLPITSSRNAKWWYSAFHNVTAMVGAGVLGLPYAMSNLGWGPGATVLVISWIVTLYTLWQMVEMHEMVPGKRFDRYHELGQHAFGEKLGLWIVVPQQLIVEVGVDIVYMVTGGKSLKKFHDLVCQDCKDIKLTYFIMIFASAHFVLSHFRNFNSICGVSLAAAVMSLSYSTIAWGAAVDKGVQPDVQYGYKAKSAAGTMLNFFAALGNVAFAYAGHNVVLEIQASIPSTPEKPSKKPMWRGVLAAYIIVALCYFPVALIGYWMYGNAVEDNILISLNKPVWLIAMANMFVVVHVRGSYQVYAMPVFDMIETVLVKKLRFRPTWYLRFITRNIYVALTMFVGITFPYFGGLLSFFGGFAFAPTTYFVSKFTVS, from the exons ATGGGAACCGAAGCTCCTGCTGATCAACACCAAAACTACACACAGGTGGACAATAGAACTCAAGAAGAGAGGGCAATAGATGCATGGCTTCCGATCACCTCTTCAAGAAACGCAAAATGGTGGTACTCCGCCTTCCACAATGTCACTGCCATGGTGGGAGCCGGAGTCCTCGGTCTCCCTTACGCCATGTCCAATCTAGGATG GGGTCCTGGAGCAACAGTACTGGTGATATCTTGGATAGTCACTCTGTATACTTTGTGGCAAATGGTTGAAATGCATGAAATGGTCCCGGGGAAACGTTTCGACAGATACCATGAACTGGGACAGCATGCTTTCGGCGAGAAGCTTGGTCTGTGGATTGTGGTTCCTCAACAGTTGATTGTTGAGGTTGGAGTGGACATAGTTTACATGGTTACTGGAGGAAAATCACTAAAGAAATTTCATGATTTGGTCTGCCAAGATTGCAAAGATATCAAGCTTACATACTTTATCATGATCTTCGCCTCTGCCCACTTTGTGCTCtcccattttcgaaatttcaatTCGATCTGCGGTGTTTCTCTGGCGGCAGCAGTCATGTCCTTGAG TTACTCTACGATTGCTTGGGGGGCTGCGGTTGACAAGGGCGTGCAACCTGACGTGCAATATGGCTATAAAGCTAAGTCAGCAGCCGGTACAATGTTGAACTTCTTCGCTGCCTTGGGCAACGTAGCTTTCGCCTATGCGGGTCACAATGTTGTGTTGGAAATTCAGGCCAGCATTCCTTCGACACCTGAGAAGCCTTCGAAGAAACCTATGTGGAGGGGAGTGCTCGCTGCTTACATTATTGTCGCCCTTTGCTATTTCCCCGTCGCACTTATTGGATATTGGATGTATGGCAACGCGGTAGAGGACAATATCCTGATCTCTTTGAATAAACCTGTGTGGCTCATTGCCATGGCCAACATGTTTGTTGTGGTACATGTTAGAGGGAGCTACCAG GTCTATGCGATGCCAGTTTTCGACATGATAGAGACCGTCCTAGTAAAGAAGCTAAGATTCAGGCCAACATGGTACTTGCGTTTCATTACAAGAAACATATACGTCG CACTCACAATGTTCGTTGGCATCACCTTCCCATACTTTGGTGGGCTTCTTTCATTCTTCGGAGGCTTCGCTTTCGCACCGACCACATACTTTGTAAGCAAATTCACAGTGTCTTAA
- the LOC140960530 gene encoding high mobility group B protein 7-like has translation MAGGGESKSSAPHRVRKRVEAQSSSSAASLKRAKDGSAFTKCEDCSKDVPVALISFHDCSLDAKIKMNLETQAVDMPSENQKKPTEKKKVKSTEPKAKKEKKLKNPNAPKRPPTAFFVFMEDFRKTFKEANPDCKSVASVAKEGGVKWKSMTDEDKKQYIDRAAELKAEYEKAVASNHAENEQDEDDSTEKEVEEQTEKGVEEEIEVDAE, from the exons ATGGCCGGCGGCGGAGAATCGAAATCATCGGCGCCTCACAGAGTCAGGAAGAGAGTCGAGGCACAATCATCTTCCTCTGCTGCTTCTCTCAAGCGCGCTAAAGATGGCAGTGCTTTTACCAAATG TGAAGATTGTTCTAAAGATGTTCCAGTGGCGTTGATAAGCTTTCATGATTGTAGCCTTGATGCAAAAATTAAGATGAATCTCG AGACTCAAGCCGTGGACATGCCTAGTGAGAACCAGAAGAAGCCAACTGAAAA GAAGAAGGTGAAATCAACTGAACCTAAAGCAAAGAAGGAAAAGAAACTAAAGAATCCAAATGCCCCAAAACGTCCCCCCACTGCCTTCTTCGTATTCAT GGAGGATTTTCGGAAAACGTTCAAGGAGGCTAATCCTGACTGCAAGAGTGTTGCATCG GTGGCTAAAGAAGGTGGTGTGAAATGGAAATCCATGACTGATGAA GATAAGAAGCAATACATTGATAGAGCTGCAGAGCTTAAAGCAGAATATGAAAAGGCTGTGGCATCCAATCATGCTGAAAATGAACAA GATGAAGATGATTCCACAGAGAAAGAAGTTGAAGAACAGACAGAGAAAGGGGTTGAGGAGGAGATTGAAGTTGATGCCGAGTAG
- the LOC140959966 gene encoding uncharacterized protein has product MACINDSLGDDELRAVLSKLQLDVEKDLFGLVCKRWLRLQSTERRKLCARAGPHMLNRIAARFTRLRELDLSQSVSRSFYPGVTDSDLSVISTAFSALRVLNLQYCKSITDNGISAIGSGLPSLESLDVSYCRKLTDKGLSTVVKGCKDLRALHLAGCRLISDSLLTHLSMNCNKLEELGLQSCTYLTDSGLTALADGCRSLKYLDLNKCINIGDLGIYSVAKGCSSSLRTLKLLDCYKVGDDAILSLAKHCRNLEALIIGGCRDIANESIKSLAGACYSSLKILRMDWCLNVSDISLDCIFTLCRKLEALDVACCEELTDAAFQSLGNDNFKLKLKILRVSNCPKITVDGITKLLMSCEALEYLDVRSCPHITKVSCHEAGLQFPIGCQVNFSGSLTEPEVLR; this is encoded by the exons ATGGCTTGCATAAATGACAGCCTGGGTGACGATGAACTTCGGGCCGTTCTGTCCAAGCTTCAACTGGACGTGGAGAAAGATCTCTTCGGCCTCGTCTGCAAGAGGTGGCTCCGCCTCCAGAGCACAGAGAGGAGGAAACTCTGTGCTCGTGCCGGGCCCCATATGCTCAACCGGATCGCCGCCAGATTCACGCGCCTCCGCGAGCTAGATCTCTCGCAGTCCGTCTCACGCTCCTTTTATCCAGGGGTCACCGACTCCGATCTCTCCGTCATCTCCACAGCGTTTTCCGCGTTGCGCGTTCTAAACCTACAGTATTGCAAAA GTATAACTGATAATGGAATATCAGCAATTGGATCGGGTCTTCCTTCTTTGGAATCGTTAGATGTGTCTTATTGCCGCAAGTTAACGGATAAAGGATTGTCGACTGTTGTCAAAGGTTGCAAGGATCTCAGAGCATTACATCTTGCTGGTTGCAGACTTATATCTGATTCTCTGTTAACTCATCTTTCGATGAACTGCAAtaaacttgaagaattgggttTGCAAAGTTGTACTTACTTAACTGACTCTGGTCTCACTGCTCTTGCTGATGGTTGCCGGAGTTTGAAGTATTTAGACCTCAATAAGTGCATTAATATTGGTGATCTTGGGATATATAGCGTAGCAAAAGGTTGTTCCTCTTCGTTGCGcactttgaagttgctagatTGCTACAAAGTTGGAGATGATGCCATACTGTCCTTGGCCAAACACTGCAGAAATCTAGAGGCACTAATCATTGGTGGTTGTCGGGACATAGCTAATGAATCCATAAAGTCATTGGCTGGGGCATGTTATAGCAGTCTCAAGATTTTGCGCATGGATTGGTGTTTAAATGTATCTGACATATCTTTGGACTGTATATTTACTCTGTGTAGGAAGCTTGAGGCTCTAGATGTTGCATGTTGCGAGGAGCTGACAGATGCTGCTTTTCAAAGTTTAGGAAATGATAATTTTAAGTTGAAGTTGAAAATCTTGAGGGTGAGCAACTGCCCAAAGATTACAGTCGATGGAATCACCAAACTTTTGATGTCATGTGAAGCTCTTGAATATCTTGATGTCCGTTCGTGCCCACACATAACCAAAGTGAGTTGCCATGAGGCAGGACTTCAGTTTCCGATAGGATGCCAGGTAAATTTTTCTGGTAGCTTGACAGAGCCAGAAGTCTTGCGctag
- the LOC140960569 gene encoding pectinesterase-like: MKASILNLMMMVSISDAIGSPNPIWRTSVKELCGMTPYPNACRDSLGSSHIIRSMTELYPSPILYKISVEISKNEVSKALKEFVHENGTLAKNASIASISSLGTCIQLLSIALDNLNSSLPTTNSDASMSKEAQDNFRTWLSASYADLQTCVDGFDDASQDVRRQVMEKLNNSTISVSNSLAIMCKIEDHYVVQPGSSKKVSMRKSWADAAVLKQMHQLADVIVAQDGSGNFTTINAALNVVPYRSLNRFVIYVKNGVYKEIVHVDKDKWNVMMFGDGMNNTTVIGDLNTASGKGTFDTATFAVFGKGFIARDMGFVNVAKGRYQAVALLSTSDQSVFYRCRIESHQDTLYAHSARQFYRECNIYGTVDFIFGDSSVVIQNSFILPYRPIDGNKNTITAQGKSNPYSNTGISIQNCVVSPGQDLTGVLTYLGRPWRNYSTTIFMESRMESLIDPQGWLPWGEPVPDTINYVEFGNKGPGANVAGRVKWKGVSAQNSTREEASMFTVRALINGDRWLPATGLPFQIDL; this comes from the exons ATGAAAGCTAGTATTTTGAATTTGATGATGATGGTTTCAATATCAGATGCAATAGGGTCTCCGAATCCCATTTGGAGAACTTCTGTCAAAGAATTATGCGGCATGACGCCATACCCAAATGCATGTCGTGACAGCCTTGGTTCCTCGCATATTATTCGTTCGATGACTGAGTTGTATCCTTCGCCAATTCTCTATAAGATTTCTGTGGAAATCTCCAAAAATGAGGTCTCCAAAGCATTGAAGGAATTTGTTCACGAAAATGGAACATTAGCAAAGAATGCTAGTATAGCATCCATATCGTCTTTGGGAACTTGTATCCAGCTTCTTTCTATAGCATTGGATAATCTTAACTCTTCCTTGCCTACAACCAATTCCGATGCTTCGATGAGTAAGGAAGCTCAGGATAATTTCAGAACATGGCTAAGTGCTTCATACGCGGACTTGCAGACGTGCGTGGACGGCTTTGATGATGCATCCCAAGATGTGAGACGCCAAGTCATGGAAAAATTGAACAACTCCACGATATCTGTTAGCAATAGCCTTGCTATAATGTGTAAAATTGAAGATCACTATGTAGTGCAACCGGGATCATCAAAAAAAGTAAGCATGAGGAAAAGTTGGGCGGATGCAGCAGTCTTGAAGCAAATGCATCAGCTGGCAGATGTTATTGTGGCACAAGACGGCTCGGGAAATTTTACCACGATAAATGCTGCCCTTAACGTCGTACCGTATAGAAGTTTAAACAGATTTGTGATTTATGTGAAAAATGGAGTCTACAAGGAAATCGTGCATGTTGACAAGGACAAATGGAATGTGATGATGTTCGGTGACGGCATGAACAATACCACTGTTATAGGAGACCTTAACACTGCTTCTGGTAAAGGAACCTTTGATACAGCTACTTTTG CTGTTTTTGGGAAGGGTTTCATAGCTCGAGACATGGGATTTGTTAATGTTGCAAAGGGAAGGTATCAAGCTGTGGCCTTGCTATCAACATCAGATCAATCCGTATTTTATCGCTGCCGAATAGAATCTCATCAAGACACATTGTATGCTCACTCTGCTCGACAATTCTATCGCGAATGCAACATATATGGAACGGTAGACTTTATATTCGGCGACTCGTCGGTTGTCATACAGAACAGCTTCATACTCCCATACAGGCCGATAGATGGAAACAAGAACACAATAACGGCCCAAGGGAAATCGAACCCGTATTCTAACACAGGCATTTCCATACAAAACTGTGTGGTTTCACCAGGACAGGATCTTACAGGAGTTCTGACATACTTGGGCCGGCCATGGAGAAATTATTCCACCACTATTTTCATGGAAAGCCGAATGGAAAGCTTGATTGATCCACAGGGATGGCTTCCTTGGGGTGAACCTGTTCCAGATACCATAAATTATGTTGAATTCGGTAATAAGGGACCTGGTGCGAATGTTGCAGGCAGGGTTAAATGGAAAGGGGTGAGTGCTCAAAATAGTACTCGAGAAGAAGCCAGCATGTTCACGGTGAGGGCGCTTATCAATGGAGATCGATGGCTTCCTGCAACAGGTCTGCCTTTCCAAATAGACTTGTGA
- the LOC140960529 gene encoding transcription factor SRM1-like, producing MPASESSSSSWKREHDIQFERALATYPEDLSDRWEKIAADVSGKSLEEVKHHYELLVDDVNRIESGFIQVPCYNSSSDGSSSHGGDEGIGKKGGNLGLLNSDFNHGSKSSRSDRERRKGIAWTEDEHRLFLLGLEKYGKGDWRSISRNFVVTRTPTQVASHAQKYFIRLNSMNKDRRRSSIHDITSVNNGDMSVPQGPITGQANGSTVGGSSGKLNKPPKSSGIAMYGAPSMGQPIGGPLVSAAGTPVYLPPPHLAYGVVPGAPVGPLTYPIPHPPVSR from the exons ATGCCGGCAAGTGAATCAAGTAGCTCTTCTTGGAAAAGGGAGCATGATATTCAATTTGAAAGAGCATTAGCAACGTACCCCGAGGATTTGTCTGATAGATGGGAGAAAATCGCAGCTGATGTCTCCGGAAAATCACTGGAAGAGGTTAAACATCACTATGAACTGTTGGTGGACGATGTTAATCGGATCGAGTCTGGCTTCATACAAGTGCCTTGTTATAACTCTTCCTCGGATGGTTCGAGCAGCCATGGCGGCGATGAAGGAATTGGTAAGAAAGGTGGCAACTTGGGGCTATTGAACAGTGACTTCAATCATGGAAGTAAGTCTTCAAGGTCAGACCGGGAGCGACGCAAGGGGATTGCTTGGACAGAGGATGAACACAG ATTGTTTCTTCTTggtttggaaaaatatggaaaaggTGATTGGCGAAGCATTTCCCGAAATTTTGTGGTGACGAGGACACCAACTCAAGTGGCCAGCCATGCCCAGAAGTATTTTATTCGTTTGAACTCTATGAACAAAGACAGGAGGCGTTCCAGCATTCACGACATCACTAGTGTCAACAATGGAGACATGTCTGTACCCCAAGGTCCAATCACCGGTCAAGCCAATGGTTCTACTGTGGGAGGTTCGTCAGGCAAGTTGAACAAACCTCCTAAATCCTCAGGCATTGCTATGTATGGGGCTCCTTCTATGGGACAACCAATCGGAGGACCCCTGGTTTCTGCGGCTGGGACTCCTGTTTATCTTCCACCGCCACATCTAGCATATGGAGTCGTTCCGGGTGCTCCGGTAGGTCCTCTGACTTACCCCATACCCCACCCACCTGTTAGCAGGTGA
- the LOC140960528 gene encoding uncharacterized protein, with product MSSLMWVLKLLVMVTFFDLSSSQSETPPACSPADRAALLGFKAGILKDTTGIMPTWAGSDCCGGGWEGVECDPMTGRVIRLMLQRPPSDDIFMKGILSPSLSNLRFLEMMVISGMRRITGTIPEGFSNLTRLTQLILDDNSLKGNIPATLGHLPLLQTLSLSGNLFTGLIPTTFGNLKRLQQLNLAKNLLTGSVPLSLSLLQGLESLDFSFNSLSGSIPDFLGNLRNLTYLVLTGNRFSGQIPISLCNLNKLSELSIDQNLLSGRIPAQIGKLKSVSVMKLSSNKLTGQIPESISHLGNLWNLNLSRNLLTNPLPTAALSEGLPSLLSIDLSYSGLNLGTIPDWIRNRELSEIHLAGCKLQGALPNFTKTESLTTIDLSDNYFTSGISNFSTKMTGLQALKISNNLLKADLSSITFPSQISVLNLHSNQLFGSLSGILNNKTGKFMEYVDVSGNQISGSIPEISGGLDIKLLNVANNKIAGHIPSSISNLNKITRFDISRNKITGTIPTSLGLLLKIQWLDLSINNLTGKIPDSLLGIEALRHASFRANRLCGEIPQGRPFNIFPAVAYAHNLCLCGKPLTPCRGRN from the coding sequence ATGAGTTCTCTGATGTGGGTTCTCAAGCTTTTGGTGATGGTAACATTCTTTGATCTGTCCTCATCCCAATCAGAAACTCCCCCTGCTTGTTCACCTGCTGATAGAGCTGCTCTTCTTGGTTTCAAAGCTGGGATTTTGAAGGACACCACCGGCATTATGCCGACGTGGGCGGGTTCGGATTGCTGTGGTGGAGGCTGGGAAGGTGTGGAATGTGATCCGATGACTGGTCGAGTCATCAGGTTGATGCTGCAAAGGCCACCATCTGATGATATTTTCATGAAGGGAATTCTATCTCCTTCTCTGAGCAATTTGCGTTTCTTGGAAATGATGGTGATAAGTGGGATGAGGCGTATCACAGGAACGATTCCCGAGGGGTTTTCGAATCTCACTCGCCTCACTCAGCTTATTCTAGATGACAATTCATTGAAAGGGAACATCCCTGCAACATTAGGCCACTTGCCTCTACTCCAGACACTTTCGTTGAGTGGGAACCTTTTCACAGGCCTCATTCCTACCACATTTGGAAATTTGAAGCGCCTTCAGCAGTTGAATTTAGCCAAGAATTTATTGACAGGCTCAGTCCCATTATCTCTCAGCTTGCTTCAAGGCCTGGAATCTCTTGATTTCAGCTTCAATTCGTTGTCTGGTTCAATTCCGGATTTTCTTGGGAACCTTCGAAATTTGACATATCTTGTGCTCACCGGCAACCGGTTCTCAGGGCAGATACCCATTTCCTTGTGCAACCTAAACAAACTCTCGGAGCTTTCAATTGATCAGAATCTGCTGAGTGGAAGAATTCCAGCACAAATTGGGAAGTTGAAGTCTGTTTCTGTAATGAAGTTGAGCTCTAACAAACTCACAGGTCAAATTCCAGAATCTATATCACATTTAGGAAACTTGTGGAATCTTAATTTGTCAAGGAATTTACTTACCAATCCTTTGCCGACTGCTGCACTTTCAGAAGGTCTTCCTTCTTTATTGTCGATAGACCTTTCTTACAGCGGACTTAATTTGGGAACAATTCCTGATTGGATCAGAAATAGAGAACTTTCTGAAATCCATTTAGCAGGCTGTAAGCTTCAAGGGGCATTACCAAACTTCACAAAGACCGAGTCTTTGACCACCATAGACCTATCTGACAACTATTTTACAAGTGGGATTTCAAATTTCTCGACAAAGATGACGGGTTTGCAGGCTCTAAAGATTTCGAACAACTTACTCAAAGCTGATCTTTCTTCAATCACATTTCCAAGCCAGATTTCTGTTCTTAATCTTCATTCGAACCAGCTCTTTGGTTCTCTATCAGGGATTCTGAACAACAAAACGGGTAAATTCATGGAGTATGTAGATGTATCAGGCAACCAAATTTCCGGAAGCATTCCTGAAATCAGTGGGGGGTTGGACATAAAATTGCTGAACGTAGCAAATAACAAGATTGCAGGTCATATTCCTAGTTCAATTTCGAACCTCAATAAGATCACAAGGTTCGACATctcaagaaataaaataacagGCACAATCCCAACAAGCCTAGGTCTGTTGCTGAAAATACAATGGCTAGACTTGTCCATCAACAACCTTACAGGAAAAATACCAGACAGCTTGTTAGGCATTGAAGCATTGAGACATGCAAGTTTTCGAGCAAATAGATTGTGCGGAGAAATCCCTCAAGGAAGACCATTCAATATTTTTCCTGCGGTTGCATATGCTCATAACTTGTGTTTGTGTGGGAAGCCTTTGACGCCTTGTAGGGGGAGAAATTGA
- the LOC140958539 gene encoding putative GEM-like protein 8 has product MGVKTSKSRIGKKNMQKEHMIMGIPISSQDYAFSAKPLLPDPVSQYQLLPSPANHYYKIRHSRVDSMIAKINKLGQSVDIIAQGIREHVRIGPKLSETVKGKLSLGARILQLGGVDKIFKHKFDIRDGEKLFKASQCYLSTTAGPIAGLLFISNHRVAFCSERLIKLSSPSGKLVKIHYKVMIPLRKIRRANESEDVKKPTQKYVQVVTEDNFDFWFMGFLNHQRTFKYLQQAIHQAR; this is encoded by the exons ATGGGAGTAAAAACCAGCAAGTCACGAATTGGGAAGAAAAATATGCAGAAAGAACATATGATCATGGGGATTCCCATTAGCTCACAAGATTATGCTTTTTCTGCAAAACCACTTTTACCTGATCCCGTGTCTCAATACCAGCTTCTGCCTTCTCCAGCTAATCACTATTACAAAATCAGGCACA GTAGAGTAGACTCAATGATTGCCAAGATTAACAAACTCGGGCAGAGTGTTGACATAATTGCTCAAGGGATCCGAGAGCACG TGAGAATAGGACCCAAGTTAAGTGAAACCGTAAAAGGAAAATTGAGCCTGGGAGCAAGAATCCTTCAGTTAGGGGGAGTGGACAAAATTTTCAAGCATAAATTTGACATCAGAGACGGTGAAAAGCTGTTCAAGGCTTCACAGTGCTATTTGTCGACGACAGCTGGTCCTATTGCTGGACTCCTCTTTATTTCTAATCATAGAGTTGCCTTCTGCAGTGAAAGATTAATCAAACTCTCTTCTCCATCTGGAAAGCTTGTTAAAATTCATTATAAG GTTATGATTCCACTTCGGAAAATAAGGAGAGCCAACGAAAGTGAGGATGTGAAAAAGCCTACACAGAAGTATGTGCAAGTAGTAACCGAGGACAATTTTGATTTCTGGTTCATGGGATTTCTAAATCATCAGAGGACTTTCAAGTATCTGCAGCAGGCAATCCATCAAGCTAGATGA